The following proteins are encoded in a genomic region of Corylus avellana chromosome ca4, CavTom2PMs-1.0:
- the LOC132177560 gene encoding protein SIEVE ELEMENT OCCLUSION B-like, whose translation MEAATRYDDEEIRNQIDTIPVTGDGRLDAEPLFVLVENILKHTAPILDTFLLGTQAPMGKIEDMNTSASFSSPLCTLKQISCMMDYKALGVINAHETTLSILHMLSHYSWGARAVMTLAAFALDFGEFWILMRIHSSNQLANSLAFLKGLLVLAEPPGLQKHKQALAELVNLNKATLEVIRCIFELQKLPNYGTENVPALSKTLDHVPVDVYWVVRTVVGCSAQMTRVTNDEDQSVDLSSLAHNLDSILNNLKKQLNICKQQIEETETEAYQTLRNLFQIHPKIVEVFKALCYGKSNLQPLIDVSNKFNEVNFDVVLKHKYVLLLISGPDMSDNDLRTLKQLHREIGNRGKIVWVPLIVGQTRIDMERMFRNRSSEVPMYLVQQFLHILPGIKFIKEEWHFRNEPIVVVINPKVRVEHWISLQQIKGIDSFPCFRKKNIDVIVDGICRCACQCLCVHRERTNV comes from the exons ATGGAAGCGGCGACCAGGTACGACGACGAGGAGATCAGAAATCAAATTGATACGATCCCTGTCACTGGTGATGGACGGTTAGATGCCGAGCCTCTTTTCGTTCTAGTGGAAAACATCCTTAAGCACACCGCCCCTATTCTTGATACTTTTTTGCTG GGTACCCAAGCACCTATGGGAAAAATTGAGGACATGAACACTAGTGCCTCTTTTAGTTCCCCCCTCTGTACACTTAAGCAGATTTCCTGCATG aTGGATTACAAGGCTCTGGGTGTGATAAATGCACACGAGACAACACTGTCAATACTTCACATGCTATCACACTACTCATGGGGGGCAAGGGCAGTGATGACCCTCGCAGCTTTTGCTTTGGACTTTGGTGAATTCTGGATCCTCATGAGGATTCACTCATCTAATCAGCTCGCCAACTCATTGGCATTCCTGAAGGGACTACTTGTCTTGGCAGAGCCCCCAGGGCTGCAGAAACACAAGCAAGCACTTGCTGAACTTGTCAATCTGAACAAGGCCACATTGGAAGTGATAAGGTGCATTTTTGAGTTGCAGAAGCTTCCTAACTATGGCACAGAGAATGTGCCAGCATTGTCAAAAACCTTGGACCATGTCCCTGTGGATGTCTATTGGGTCGTTAGAACTGTTGTCGGCTGCTCTGCTCAGATGACTCGCGTCACTAATGATGA GGATCAATCAGTGGATCTATCCAGCTTGGCTCACAATCTTGACAGCATCCTCAACAATCTTAAGAAGCAACTAAATATTTGCAAACAACAAAtag AGGAGACTGAGACGGAGGCTTATCAGACGCTCAGGAATCTATTTCAAATCCATCCCAAAATAGTGGAGGTTTTTAAGGCGCTGTGTTATGGCAAGAGTAATTTGCAGCCGCTCATTGATGTTTCTAATAAGTTTAATGAG GTTAATTTTGATGTTGTGCTGAAGCATAAATATGTGTTGTTGCTCATTTCGGGCCCAGATATGTCGGATAATGATCTTAGGACTCTCAAGCAGCTTCATAGAGAGATAGGCAATCGTGGTAAGATTGTTTGGGTTCCATTAATTGTGGGGCAGACGAGAATCGACATGGAAAGGATGTTTAGAAACCGAAGCTCCGAGGTGCCAATGTACCTTGTGCAGCAATTTTTACACATACTACCAGGGATTAAGTTCATCAAGGAAGAGTGGCACTTCAGGAATGAGCCTATTGTTGTGGTTATTAACCCAAAGGTGAGGGTAGAACACTGGATTTCACTCCAGCAGATAAAGGGAATCGACTCCTTCCCCTGtttcagaaagaaaaacattgatGTGATTGTCGATGGCATTTGTAGGTGTGCATGTCAGTGTCTTTGTGTTCACCGTGAACGTACCAACGTATGA
- the LOC132179371 gene encoding protein SIEVE ELEMENT OCCLUSION B-like isoform X2, translating to MANNVVLASSQQPKKGDLSLFAFTDHEIMNQIYATHVHDDEKFDVESLFIVVENILKRATQVADNVVLGTQGSVEHLEEKTPKPTFSPPLCTLKNISCELQCKAPGEETAYKTTLSILNKLSNYSWDTKAVLTLAAFALDYGDFWLLAQSQSTDQLAKSVGTLRRVSVLLKRPTLQKHRQSLIELNTVIRSTLEVIECIFELEKLSNYDTKDVPALSTGMDHIPVDVFWAIVTVVASTTQLCCLTSDEDKKQELSQFSQKINVILTKLRRQITLCRQQIEEVEAYWKLSKLFRTPTEIMEVFKGLIYNKDNVQPLIDGSTKKPVNIDVLKKKNVLLYISGLDITEEDISILRPVHESIRKDDQYKIVWIPIVDQWTDELHKKFDFLRSKMPWYVVQYSSPIAGIRFVKEKWHFKGKPSVVVLNPQGKVEHENAIHMIRVWGIKAFPFTTRVEETLSNNREWIGSIATNVHPNIDNWIKDQKYIFFYGGKDNDWIQQFTKKATILANDATLKEARISIELACVGKGSKGEDNLGVLGRFWTGIESIFISKTHRKTDADAVTLEIQKLLSYKNESGWAVLSKGSNVVLSGHGTTILKVVEDFEKWKEFVKEKGFEFIFKEYHNKVLHTAHICCRIDIPNTSGKIPENMKCPDCPRIMETYISFKCCHIDGAANGVH from the exons ATGGCCAACAATGTGGTATTGGCTTCTTCACAGCAACCCAAGAAGGGTGACCTGAGCTTGTTCGCCTTCACCGACCACGAGATCATGAATCAAATTTATGCCACCCATGTCCACGATGATGAAAAGTTTGATGTTGAATCTCTTTTCATTGTCGTTGAGAACATCCTTAAGCGTGCCACCCAGGTCGCTGACAATGTTGTGCTG GGAACCCAAGGATCCGTGGAACACTTGGAGGAGAAGACCCCCAAACCAACTTTTAGTCCACCCTTGTGCACCCTGAAGAACATATCCTGTGag TTGCAATGCAAGGCTCCGGGAGAGGAAACTGCATACAAAACAACACTCTCGATCCTTAACAAGTTATCAAACTATTCATGGGATACAAAAGCAGTGTTGACTCTTGCTGCTTTTGCTTTGGACTATGGCGATTTCTGGCTACTTGCTCAGAGCCAGTCGACAGACCAGCTCGCCAAATCTGTGGGAACCCTGAGGCGGGTGTCTGTGCTCCTGAAGCGCCCAACCCTGCAGAAACACAGGCAGTCACTCATTGAGCTCAACACTGTCATCAGATCCACACTGGAGGTGATTGAATGCATCTTTGAGCTGGAGAAGCTGTCCAATTATGACACAAAGGATGTTCCTGCATTGTCAACAGGCATGGACCATATCCCAGTTGATGTTTTCTGGGCTATTGTCACTGTTGTTGCCAGCACCACTCAGCTTTGTTGCCTCACAAGCGATGA AGACAAGAAGCAGGAACTTTCCCAGTTCTCTCAGAAGATCAACGTCATCCTCACCAAACTCAGGAGGCAGATTACACTTTGCAGGCAACAAATAG AGGAGGTAGAAGCTTATTGGAAGCTCTCAAAACTTTTTCGAACCCCTACGGAGATCATGGAGGTATTTAAGGGACTGATTTACAACAAGGACAACGTGCAGCCCCTGATTGATGGTTCTACCAAAAAACCG GTTAACATTGATgtgctgaagaagaagaatgtgtTGTTGTACATTTCGGGGCTAGACATAACAGAAGAAGACATTTCAATCCTAAGGCCAGTTCATGAGTCAATAAGGAAGGATGATCAGTACAAGATTGTATGGATCCCGATTGTGGACCAATGGACTGATGAGCTGCACAAGAAGTTTGACTTCCTGCGGTCAAAGATGCCGTGGTATGTGGTGCAGTACTCTTCACCAATAGCAGGCATCAGATTCGTCAAGGAGAAGTGGCACTTCAAGGGCAAGCCCTCGGTGGTGGTGTTGAACCCACAAGGAAAGGTAGAGCATGAGAATGCAATCCACATGATCAGAGTTTGGGGAATAAAGGCCTTCCCTTTCACCACCAGAGTGGAAGAAACTCTGTCCAATAATAGGGAGTGGATTGGCTCCATTGCCACCAACGTTCACCCTAACATTGATAACTGG ATTAAAGATCAAAAGTATATCTTTTTCTACGGAGGCAAGGATAACGACTGGATCCAACAATTTACCAAGAAAGCGACCATCCTTGCCAATGATGCAACATTGAAGGAAGCAAGGATTTCCATAGAGTTGGCATGTGTCGGGAAGGGCAGCAAGGGAGAGGACAACCTCGGCGTCCTCGGGCGGTTCTGGACAGGCATTGAGAGCATTTTCATCTCGAAGACTCACCGGAAGACTGATGCCGACGCGGTGACACTAGAAATCCAGAAGCTGCTTTCCTACAAGAATGAGAGCGGGTGGGCGGTGCTGAGCAAAGGGTCGAATGTGGTGCTCAGCGGCCACGGGACGACCATCTTGAAGGTGGTGGAGGATTTTGAGAAATGGAAGGAGTTTGTGAAAGAAAAGGGGTTTGAGTTCATCTTCAAGGAGTATCACAACAAGGTTCTTCACACTGCCCACATTTGCTGCCGCATTGACATTCCAAACACCAGTGGAAAAATTCCAGAGAACATGAAGTGCCCCGACTGCCCCCGCATCATGGAGACGTATATCAGTTTCAAGTGCTGCCACATTGATGGTGCTGCCAATGGAGTGCACTAA
- the LOC132177561 gene encoding protein SIEVE ELEMENT OCCLUSION B-like (The sequence of the model RefSeq protein was modified relative to this genomic sequence to represent the inferred CDS: added 34 bases not found in genome assembly), producing MEAATRYDDEEIRNQIDTIPVTGDGLLDAEPLFVLVENILKHTAPILDTFLLGTQAPTGKIEDMNTSASFSSPLCTLKQISCMMDYKALGVINAHETTLSILHMLSHYSWGARAVMTLAAFALGFGEFWILMRIHSSNQLANSLAFLKGLLVLAEPPGLQKHKQALAELVNLNKATLEVIRCIFELQKLPNYGTENVPALSKTLDHVPVDVYWVVRTVVGCSAQMTRVTNDEDQSVDLSSLAHNLDSILNNLKKQLNICKQQIGETETEAYQTLRNLFQIHPKIVEVFKALCYGKSNLQPLIDGSNHFNEVNFDVVLKHKYVLLLISGPDMSDNDLRTLKQLHREIGNRGKIVWVPLIVGQTSIDMERMFRNRSSKVPLYLVQQFLHLLPGIKFIKDEWHFRNEPIVVVINPKVRVEHRISLRQIKGIDSFPCFRKKNIDVIVDGICRCACQCLCVHRENTNV from the exons ATGGAAGCGGCGACCAGGTACGACGACGAGGAGATCAGAAATCAAATTGATACGATCCCAGTCACTGGTGATGGACTGTTAGATGCCGAGCCTCTTTTCGTTCTAGTGGAAAACATCCTTAAGCACACCGCCCCTATTCTTGATACTTTTTTGCTG GGTACCCAAGCACCTACGGGAAAAATTGAGGACATGAACACTAGTGCCTCTTTTAGTTCACCCCTCTGTACACTTAAGCAGATTTCCTGCATG aTGGATTACAAGGCTCTGGGTGTGATAAATGCACACGAGACAACACTGTCAATACTTCACATGCTATCACACTACTCATGGGGGGCAAGGGCAGTGATGACCCTCGCAGCTTTTGCTTTGGGCTTTGGTGAATTCTGGATCCTCATGAGGATTCACTCATCTAATCAGCTCGCCAACTCATTGGCATTCCTGAAGGGACTACTTGTCTTGGCAGAGCCCCCAGGGCTGCAGAAACACAAGCAAGCACTTGCTGAACTTGTCAATCTGAACAAGGCCACATTGGAAGTGATAAGGTGCATTTTTGAGTTGCAGAAGCTTCCTAACTATGGTACAGAGAATGTGCCAGCATTGTCAAAAACCTTGGACCATGTCCCTGTGGATGTCTATTGGGTCGTTAGAACTGTTGTCGGTTGCTCTGCTCAGATGACTCGCGTCACTAATGATGA GGACCAATCAGTGGATCTATCCAGCTTGGCTCACAATCTTGACAGCATCCTCAACAATCTTAAGAAGCAACTAAATATTTGCAAACAACAAAtag GGGAGACTGAAACGGAGGCTTATCAGACGCTCaggaatttatttcaaatcCATCCCAAAATAGTGGAGGTTTTTAAGGCGCTGTGTTATGGCAAGAGTAATTTGCAGCCGCTCATTGATGGTTCTAATCATTTTAATGAG GTTAACTTTGATGTTGTGCTGAAGCATAAATATGTGTTGTTGCTCATTTCGGGCCCAGATATGTCGGATAATGATCTTAGGACTCTCAAGCAGCTTCATAGAGAGATAGGCAATCGTGGTAAGATTGTTTGGGTTCCATTAATTGTGGGGCAGACGAGCATCGACATGGAAAGGATGTTTAGAAACCGAAGCTCCAAGGTGCCATTGTACCTTGTGCAGCAATTTTTACACTTACTACCAGGGATTAAGTTCATCAAGGATGAGTGGCACTTCAGGAATGAGCCTATTGTTGTGGTGATTAACCCGAAAGTGAGGGTAGAACACCGGATTTCACTCCGTCAGATAAAGGGAATCGACTCCTTTCCCTGtttcagaaagaaaaacattgatGTGATTGTCGATGGCATTTGTAGGTGTGCTTGTCAGTG
- the LOC132179371 gene encoding protein SIEVE ELEMENT OCCLUSION B-like isoform X1 gives MANNVVLASSQQPKKGDLSLFAFTDHEIMNQIYATHVHDDEKFDVESLFIVVENILKRATQVADNVVLGTQGSVEHLEEKTPKPTFSPPLCTLKNISCELQCKAPGEETAYKTTLSILNKLSNYSWDTKAVLTLAAFALDYGDFWLLAQSQSTDQLAKSVGTLRRVSVLLKRPTLQKHRQSLIELNTVIRSTLEVIECIFELEKLSNYDTKDVPALSTGMDHIPVDVFWAIVTVVASTTQLCCLTSDEVKIDRGWPLVWLGPIYRDKKQELSQFSQKINVILTKLRRQITLCRQQIEEVEAYWKLSKLFRTPTEIMEVFKGLIYNKDNVQPLIDGSTKKPVNIDVLKKKNVLLYISGLDITEEDISILRPVHESIRKDDQYKIVWIPIVDQWTDELHKKFDFLRSKMPWYVVQYSSPIAGIRFVKEKWHFKGKPSVVVLNPQGKVEHENAIHMIRVWGIKAFPFTTRVEETLSNNREWIGSIATNVHPNIDNWIKDQKYIFFYGGKDNDWIQQFTKKATILANDATLKEARISIELACVGKGSKGEDNLGVLGRFWTGIESIFISKTHRKTDADAVTLEIQKLLSYKNESGWAVLSKGSNVVLSGHGTTILKVVEDFEKWKEFVKEKGFEFIFKEYHNKVLHTAHICCRIDIPNTSGKIPENMKCPDCPRIMETYISFKCCHIDGAANGVH, from the exons ATGGCCAACAATGTGGTATTGGCTTCTTCACAGCAACCCAAGAAGGGTGACCTGAGCTTGTTCGCCTTCACCGACCACGAGATCATGAATCAAATTTATGCCACCCATGTCCACGATGATGAAAAGTTTGATGTTGAATCTCTTTTCATTGTCGTTGAGAACATCCTTAAGCGTGCCACCCAGGTCGCTGACAATGTTGTGCTG GGAACCCAAGGATCCGTGGAACACTTGGAGGAGAAGACCCCCAAACCAACTTTTAGTCCACCCTTGTGCACCCTGAAGAACATATCCTGTGag TTGCAATGCAAGGCTCCGGGAGAGGAAACTGCATACAAAACAACACTCTCGATCCTTAACAAGTTATCAAACTATTCATGGGATACAAAAGCAGTGTTGACTCTTGCTGCTTTTGCTTTGGACTATGGCGATTTCTGGCTACTTGCTCAGAGCCAGTCGACAGACCAGCTCGCCAAATCTGTGGGAACCCTGAGGCGGGTGTCTGTGCTCCTGAAGCGCCCAACCCTGCAGAAACACAGGCAGTCACTCATTGAGCTCAACACTGTCATCAGATCCACACTGGAGGTGATTGAATGCATCTTTGAGCTGGAGAAGCTGTCCAATTATGACACAAAGGATGTTCCTGCATTGTCAACAGGCATGGACCATATCCCAGTTGATGTTTTCTGGGCTATTGTCACTGTTGTTGCCAGCACCACTCAGCTTTGTTGCCTCACAAGCGATGA AGTTAAAATTGACCGTGGTTGGCCACTGGTCTGGCTTGGTCCGATTTACAGAGACAAGAAGCAGGAACTTTCCCAGTTCTCTCAGAAGATCAACGTCATCCTCACCAAACTCAGGAGGCAGATTACACTTTGCAGGCAACAAATAG AGGAGGTAGAAGCTTATTGGAAGCTCTCAAAACTTTTTCGAACCCCTACGGAGATCATGGAGGTATTTAAGGGACTGATTTACAACAAGGACAACGTGCAGCCCCTGATTGATGGTTCTACCAAAAAACCG GTTAACATTGATgtgctgaagaagaagaatgtgtTGTTGTACATTTCGGGGCTAGACATAACAGAAGAAGACATTTCAATCCTAAGGCCAGTTCATGAGTCAATAAGGAAGGATGATCAGTACAAGATTGTATGGATCCCGATTGTGGACCAATGGACTGATGAGCTGCACAAGAAGTTTGACTTCCTGCGGTCAAAGATGCCGTGGTATGTGGTGCAGTACTCTTCACCAATAGCAGGCATCAGATTCGTCAAGGAGAAGTGGCACTTCAAGGGCAAGCCCTCGGTGGTGGTGTTGAACCCACAAGGAAAGGTAGAGCATGAGAATGCAATCCACATGATCAGAGTTTGGGGAATAAAGGCCTTCCCTTTCACCACCAGAGTGGAAGAAACTCTGTCCAATAATAGGGAGTGGATTGGCTCCATTGCCACCAACGTTCACCCTAACATTGATAACTGG ATTAAAGATCAAAAGTATATCTTTTTCTACGGAGGCAAGGATAACGACTGGATCCAACAATTTACCAAGAAAGCGACCATCCTTGCCAATGATGCAACATTGAAGGAAGCAAGGATTTCCATAGAGTTGGCATGTGTCGGGAAGGGCAGCAAGGGAGAGGACAACCTCGGCGTCCTCGGGCGGTTCTGGACAGGCATTGAGAGCATTTTCATCTCGAAGACTCACCGGAAGACTGATGCCGACGCGGTGACACTAGAAATCCAGAAGCTGCTTTCCTACAAGAATGAGAGCGGGTGGGCGGTGCTGAGCAAAGGGTCGAATGTGGTGCTCAGCGGCCACGGGACGACCATCTTGAAGGTGGTGGAGGATTTTGAGAAATGGAAGGAGTTTGTGAAAGAAAAGGGGTTTGAGTTCATCTTCAAGGAGTATCACAACAAGGTTCTTCACACTGCCCACATTTGCTGCCGCATTGACATTCCAAACACCAGTGGAAAAATTCCAGAGAACATGAAGTGCCCCGACTGCCCCCGCATCATGGAGACGTATATCAGTTTCAAGTGCTGCCACATTGATGGTGCTGCCAATGGAGTGCACTAA